The following proteins come from a genomic window of Pyxidicoccus sp. MSG2:
- a CDS encoding LysR family transcriptional regulator — MDRLRAFEVFATVVQRGSFTRAADALDTSAANVTRYVNELERHLGTRLLHRTSRRLSLTESGQALHERVRGILDDVAEAEALASASTVQARGRLRLNAPLSFGILHLAPLWPRFMALNPDVELDVSLSDRVVDLVEEGYDLAIRISRGGAAASQVTRRLSTSRNVVCAAPAYLSRHGRPKRLEDLAAHVCVAYSNSSMAEEWPLTDAAGNMRVVRMRSVMQANNGDTVRAAALAGRGLIWQPTFLIGEDLRAGRLVRVLPDHSLPDIDILAVYPSRRHLSAKVRLMIDFLAEQFRGTPSWDRA, encoded by the coding sequence ATGGACCGACTGCGTGCCTTCGAGGTCTTCGCCACGGTGGTCCAGCGCGGCAGCTTCACCCGTGCGGCGGACGCGCTGGACACGTCCGCGGCCAACGTCACCCGCTACGTGAACGAATTGGAGCGCCATCTCGGCACCCGGCTGCTCCACCGCACGTCGCGCCGCCTGTCGCTCACCGAGAGCGGCCAGGCACTCCACGAGCGCGTGCGCGGCATTCTCGACGACGTGGCCGAGGCCGAGGCGTTGGCCTCCGCGAGCACCGTCCAGGCACGCGGCAGGCTGCGGCTCAACGCGCCGCTGAGCTTCGGCATCCTCCACCTCGCGCCACTCTGGCCGCGCTTCATGGCCCTGAATCCCGACGTCGAGCTGGATGTCTCCCTCTCCGACCGCGTCGTCGACCTCGTCGAGGAGGGCTACGACCTCGCCATCCGCATCTCACGCGGAGGCGCCGCCGCCAGCCAGGTCACGCGCCGGCTCTCCACTTCGCGCAACGTGGTCTGCGCCGCGCCCGCCTATCTGTCGCGCCATGGCAGGCCCAAGCGCCTGGAGGACCTCGCCGCGCATGTCTGCGTTGCGTACAGCAATTCGTCGATGGCGGAGGAGTGGCCGCTCACCGACGCCGCTGGCAACATGCGCGTCGTCCGCATGCGCAGCGTGATGCAGGCGAACAACGGCGACACCGTCCGTGCCGCCGCGCTCGCGGGCCGTGGGCTCATCTGGCAGCCCACCTTCCTGATTGGCGAGGACCTGCGTGCAGGACGCCTGGTCCGCGTGCTGCCGGACCACTCGCTCCCGGACATCGACATCCTCGCCGTCTATCCGAGCCGGCGGCACCTCAGCGCCAAGGTCCGCCTGATGATCGACTTCCTCGCCGA
- a CDS encoding SDR family oxidoreductase encodes MERLNGKVAIITGASAGIGRATAKLFAAEGAKLVVGARRKEELDKLVAEIAADGGEAVALAGDVRSEDYARALVALALQRFDRLDIAFNNAGIIGEGGPSTEVSEKGFSDALAVNLTAAFLGAKHQLGPMVKQGSGSIIFTSTFVGYSFAFPGTAAYSASKSGLIGLTQALAAEYGPRGVRVNAVLPGAVETPMYQAVNATPEAKTFVTGLHALKRVGTPEELARAVLFLASDDASFVTGTATLVDGGVSITRT; translated from the coding sequence ATGGAGCGGTTGAACGGCAAGGTCGCAATCATCACGGGCGCGAGCGCGGGCATCGGGCGGGCCACGGCGAAGCTGTTCGCGGCCGAGGGCGCGAAGCTGGTGGTGGGCGCGCGGCGCAAGGAGGAGCTGGACAAGCTGGTCGCGGAGATTGCCGCGGACGGAGGCGAGGCCGTCGCGCTGGCCGGTGACGTCCGCTCGGAGGACTACGCCCGCGCGCTCGTGGCGCTCGCACTCCAGCGGTTCGACAGGCTGGACATCGCCTTCAACAACGCGGGCATCATCGGCGAAGGCGGGCCGAGCACCGAGGTCTCCGAGAAGGGCTTCAGCGACGCGCTCGCGGTGAACCTGACCGCCGCCTTCCTGGGCGCCAAGCACCAGCTCGGGCCGATGGTGAAGCAGGGCTCGGGCTCCATCATCTTCACGTCGACCTTCGTCGGGTACAGCTTCGCCTTCCCCGGCACGGCGGCCTACTCCGCCAGCAAGTCCGGGCTGATTGGCCTGACGCAGGCGCTGGCCGCCGAGTACGGACCGCGCGGCGTGCGGGTGAACGCGGTGCTGCCGGGCGCGGTCGAGACGCCGATGTACCAGGCGGTGAACGCCACGCCCGAGGCGAAGACGTTCGTCACCGGGCTGCACGCGCTGAAGCGGGTGGGCACGCCCGAGGAGCTGGCCCGGGCGGTGCTGTTCCTGGCCTCCGACGACGCCTCCTTCGTCACGGGCACGGCGACGCTGGTGGACGGCGGCGTGTCGATTACCCGGACGTGA